One window from the genome of Longimicrobium terrae encodes:
- a CDS encoding type II secretion system F family protein has protein sequence MPVFAYSARAASGELTTGEIDLPSRDEVVGYLVRQRLRPVAVNAKAKEINIQIGTGVKTREVVIFTRQFATMINSGLPLVQSLTILSEQTENKVFSKIIAAVLNDIQSGMTLADAMRKHPKIFTELYTNMVAAGEAGGILDTILLRLAVFLEKNDALVRKIKGAMTYPLVMLSVVVLATTILLWKVVPVFATIFMEAGLELPAPTRVVLAASKFLQSYIFYIIVMMAVGAWGLAQYYKTERGQLVIDRTLLRLPILGDMMRKSAVSRFTRTLGTLISSGVSILEGLQITAKTSGNRVIHDAVMASRASIAGGATISEPLKASGVFPPMVVQMINVGEQTGGLDDMLSKIADFYDDEVDAAVSALTSVLEPIMIVVMGVVIGGMVVAMYMPMFDMIQTAQ, from the coding sequence ATGCCCGTATTTGCCTACAGCGCCCGCGCGGCCAGCGGCGAACTGACCACCGGCGAAATCGACCTTCCGTCGCGCGACGAGGTGGTCGGCTACCTGGTCCGGCAGCGGCTGCGGCCCGTGGCGGTGAACGCCAAGGCCAAGGAAATCAACATCCAGATCGGCACCGGCGTAAAGACGCGCGAGGTGGTGATCTTTACCCGGCAGTTCGCCACGATGATCAACTCCGGCCTGCCGCTGGTGCAGAGCCTGACCATCCTGAGCGAGCAGACGGAAAACAAGGTGTTTTCCAAGATCATCGCCGCAGTGCTCAACGACATCCAGTCCGGCATGACGCTGGCCGACGCCATGCGCAAGCATCCCAAGATCTTTACCGAGCTGTACACCAACATGGTGGCGGCCGGCGAGGCGGGCGGCATTCTGGACACCATTCTGCTGCGCCTGGCGGTGTTCCTGGAAAAGAACGACGCCCTGGTGCGCAAGATCAAGGGCGCCATGACCTACCCGCTGGTCATGCTTTCGGTGGTGGTGCTGGCCACCACCATCCTGCTGTGGAAGGTGGTGCCCGTGTTCGCCACCATCTTCATGGAGGCCGGGCTGGAACTGCCCGCGCCCACCCGCGTGGTGCTGGCGGCCAGCAAGTTCCTGCAGTCGTACATCTTCTACATCATCGTGATGATGGCGGTGGGCGCGTGGGGGCTGGCGCAGTACTACAAGACCGAGCGCGGGCAGCTGGTGATTGACCGCACGCTGCTTCGCCTGCCCATTCTGGGCGACATGATGCGCAAGTCGGCGGTGTCGCGCTTTACGCGCACGCTGGGCACGCTCATCAGCTCCGGCGTGAGCATTCTGGAAGGGCTGCAGATTACGGCCAAGACGTCGGGCAACCGCGTGATTCACGACGCGGTGATGGCCTCGCGCGCCAGCATCGCCGGCGGCGCGACGATTTCGGAGCCGCTCAAGGCCTCGGGCGTGTTTCCCCCGATGGTGGTGCAGATGATCAACGTGGGCGAGCAGACGGGCGGCCTGGACGACATGCTCAGCAAGATCGCCGACTTCTACGACGACGAGGTCGACGCCGCCGTGAGCGCGCTGACCTCGGTGCTGGAGCCCATCATGATCGTGGTGATGGGCGTGGTGATCGGCGGCATGGTGGTGGCCATGTACATGCCCATGTTCGACATGATCCAGACGGCGCAGTAG
- a CDS encoding sigma-70 region 4 domain-containing protein: MPAAEHVHVAAVREMLWHFELERMRAIIRYAVLQGTPIKQIADEMGVTAGAVRTFLRGRHLYAEDDEPFRRWCEGMPEPGVHGEQAALAVLAMDYPQSFRAQVRATITMWMRSLYVERGDRVPAWIVDELHSWAKLRPGLVAGAAGHDFTVPGTVLAAKRASAKVGHARRSMRRSDPGRLFSLGGALGSGL; this comes from the coding sequence ATGCCAGCGGCCGAGCACGTGCACGTAGCTGCGGTCAGGGAAATGCTGTGGCATTTCGAACTGGAGCGGATGCGCGCGATCATCCGGTACGCAGTTCTCCAGGGAACGCCGATCAAGCAGATCGCGGATGAAATGGGCGTGACTGCGGGCGCCGTCAGGACGTTCCTCCGCGGGCGGCACCTTTATGCTGAGGACGACGAACCGTTTCGCCGCTGGTGCGAGGGCATGCCTGAACCAGGAGTCCATGGCGAGCAGGCCGCTCTCGCCGTGCTGGCGATGGACTACCCGCAATCGTTTCGCGCGCAGGTTCGGGCCACGATAACGATGTGGATGCGTTCGCTCTACGTGGAGCGGGGGGATCGGGTGCCCGCCTGGATCGTGGACGAACTCCACAGTTGGGCTAAACTCCGGCCCGGACTCGTGGCTGGCGCGGCCGGCCATGATTTCACCGTTCCGGGGACGGTCCTCGCTGCCAAACGCGCGAGCGCGAAAGTCGGGCACGCGCGTCGCTCTATGAGAAGGTCTGATCCGGGGCGGCTTTTCTCCCTAGGCGGAGCGCTGGGTAGCGGCCTCTGA